Proteins encoded together in one Penicillium digitatum chromosome 1, complete sequence window:
- a CDS encoding Calcium/calmodulin-dependent protein kinase, putative, with translation MSTIQNIKNFIRHGKQARLVTPHSEPTTDVSTIHAEPQRQPMGQYSPSLEAFGPEGRANALHKPDSQIRQDRSVEIERLVAEENMNRSKMPKYPGLERWILVEKMGDGAFSNVYRAKDSTTEYGEVAIKVVRKFEMNSNQNDHNYPRVKKVPKAAERANILKEVQIMRNLDHPNIVKLIDFSESRQYYYIVLELCPGGELFHQIVRLTYFSEDLSRHVIRQVAEAIEYLHETSGVVHRDIKPENLLFYPISHVPSKDPKPQQPGDEDKEDEGEFIPGVGAGGIGKIKLADFGLSKVIWDSQTMTPCGTVGYTAPEIVKDERYSKSVDMWAMGCVLYTLLCGFPPFYDESIQVLTEKVARGQYTFLSPWWDEISKSAQDLISHLLTVDPEKRFTIKEFLAHPWIQGTDEETTAAADAPPLATPYLQTPEKGPQQLDSASAEHGPYQPASARILDHPSVIAERRMDFRSPGAFNLREVFDVGYAVHRQEEEGKRRVNARQTNRSGTAGFQSALSALNEDYDDEPEYSHRLGGQPPAKVAKNQGEMAGMEAKLRSTNLGTQSSAAQARQPPHQPKPKQGYGMHDANVANAARSSIRKHQQPFELTLTGSTLLEKRGRRNQPVA, from the exons ATGAGTACAATACAGAATATCAAGAACTTTATTCGGCATGGCAAGCAAGCCCGCCTTGTCACCCCTCACTCTGAGCCGACGACCGACGTTTCCACCATCCATGCAGAGCCACAACGCCAACCGATGGGCCAATATTCACCCTCTCTCGAGGCTTTTGGCCCTGAGGGCCGAGCTAATGCTCTTCACAAACCCGATTCTCAGATCAGGCAGGATCGCTCTGTCGAAATCGAACGTCTAGTGGCAGAGGAGAACATGAACCGATCAAAGATGCCCAAATACCCTGGTCTCGAGCGCTGGATCTTAGTAGAGAAGATGGGCGACGGCGCTTTCAGCAACGTCTATCGTGCCAAGGATTCGACCACGGAATATGGCGAGGTGGCCATCAAGGTCGTCCGCAAATTTGAAATGAACAGCAATCAG AATGATCATAACTATCCAAGGGTCAAAAAAGTCCCCAAGGCAGCGGAG CGGGCAAATATCCTCAAAGAAGTTCAGATTATGCGCAATCTTGACCATCCAAACATCGTCAAATTGATCGATTTCTCCGAGTCTCGACAATACTACTACATCGTCCTCGAACTCTGCCCCGGGGGTGAATTATTCCACCAAATTGTCCGACTGACATATTTCAGCGAGGATCTAAGTCGTCACGTCATTCGCCAGGTTGCAGAAGCGATTGAATATCTACACGAGACCTCAGGTGTCGTTCATCG TGATATCAAACCGGAAAACCTCCTGTTCTATCCAATTTCCCACGTTCCCAGCAAGGATCCCAAACCTCAACAACCAGGGGATGAAGATAAAGAAGATGAGGGAGAATTCATTCCGGGAGTTGGTGCGGGTGGTATTGGCAAGATCAAGCTCGCAGACTTTGGTCTATCCAAGGTGATTTGGGATAGCCAGACGATGACTCCTTGCGGTACCGTCGGATACACAGCCCCAGAAATTGTCAAGGACGAGCGTTACTCTAAAAGTGTGGACATGTGGGCCATGGGTTGTGTGCTCTACACACTTCTCTGTGGGTTCCCTCCGTTCTATGATGAAAGCATCCAAGTCCTTACCGAGAAGGTGGCACGCGGCCAATACACCTTTTTGTCACCTTGGTGGGACGAAATTTCCAAGTCGGCACAGGATCTGATCTCGCATCTCCTCACCGTGGACCCCGAGAAGCGATTCACCATCAAAGAGTTCCTCGCACACCCCTGGATACAGGGTACTGACGAGGAGACTACCGCCGCTGCAGATGCACCCCCTCTGGCAACTCCCTACCTCCAGACCCCCGAAAAAGGCCCACAGCAACTCGACTCCGCCAGCGCCGAACACGGGCCCTACCAACCCGCCAGTGCCCGCATCCTCGATCATCCCTCCGTCATAGCAGAGCGCCGCATGGACTTCCGATCTCCAGGCGCTTTCAACCTCCGTGAAGTATTTGATGTCGGATACGCAGTGCACagacaagaagaggaaggaaaGCGCCGCGTGAACGCGCGTCAAACCAACCGCAGTGGTACGGCAGGATTCCAGTCGGCACTTAGTGCTCTCAACGAAGATTATGATGATGAGCCCGAATACAGCCACCGTCTCGGAGGCCAACCACCAGCCAAGGTGGCCAAGAACCAAGGGGAGATGGCCGGAATGGAAGCCAAGCTCCGATCTACGAACCTCGGCACCCAAAGTAGCGCCGCACAGGCACGACAACCACCCCACCAGCCAAAGCCCAAACAGGGCTACGGGATGCATGATGCCAATGTCGCCAATGCTGCAAGGAGCTCTATTCGCAAGCATCAGCAGCCGTTTGAGCTTACCCTGACCGGTTCCACATTGCTTGAGAAGCGAGGTCGTCGTAATCAACCGGTGGCATAG
- a CDS encoding Cytochrome P450, putative, whose translation MNQAILSQLQTLDFKDGECNVGCFDLAYSIVARSGSFALVGSRLSQNEEYLEAVKDHILGMIVTTRVQLLVPDFLKSYIGGIIGRLATLGTSWNMHASRKIMLKHFDARAAEYHTKIFGGNGPSESNLDDPDNPVEIFQWLYESSVLRERWTYAEVIGEMLLLQFAFIYTTSYGLYSALVELARQPEYIAPLRKEIDLIFFEMGPTVPACDGMVLMDSFLKECQRLHPPSALSAHRVCISDLKLSNDITLKQGSHVAVPSGIIQRSSEHYANPDAFDGFRFVKRAAAGAKDSRLVDLSPDYLVFGMGAHACPGRWMASALMKLAFAHILNQCDILLPDSGSVPLTGSLSFEEFYVPNFGLKIALRKR comes from the exons ATGAATCAAGCAATTCTCTCGCAGCTGCAGACCCTAGACTTCAAAGATGGGG AATGCAACGTCGGCTGTTTTGATTTGGCATACTCGATCGTAGCCCGCAGTGGCAGCTTTGCTCTTGTCGGCTCGCGGCTCTCTCAGAATGAGGAATATCTTGAAGCTGTCAAGGACCACATCCTTGGGATGATAGTCACCACTCGTGTGCAACTCCTTGTTCCAGATTTCCTGAAATC TTACATTGGTGGCATCATCGGTCGACTCGCCACTCTTGGGACTAGTTGGAATATGCACGCTTCGCGTAAGATAATGCTCAAGCACTTCGATGCACGTGCAGCAGAATATCACACCAAGATATTCGGTGGCAACGGACCCAGTGAATCCAATCTCGATGACCCGGACAATCCA GTTGAaatcttccaatggctgtaTGAGAGCAGTGTTCTTCGGGAGCGATGGACATATGCAGAGGTGATAGGTGAAATGTTGCTTCTGCAATTTGCTTTTATCTATACCACGTCCTAT GGACTCTACAGCGCCCTCGTGGAATTAGCTCGACAACCCGAATACATTGCACCTCTGCGTAAGGAAATTGATCTGATTTTCTTTGAAATGGGACCCACGGTTCCGGCCTGTGATGGCATGGTTTTGATGGACAGCTTCTTGAAGGAGTGCCAGCGATTGCATCCCCCTTCAGCAC TCTCTGCCCATCGGGTCTGTATCAGTGACCTCAAACTTTCTAATG ATATCACACTCAAGCAGGGCTCCCATGTTGCTGTCCCAAGTGGAATTATCCAACGATCCAGCGAACACTATGCGAACCCCGACGCGTTCGACGGCTTCCGATTCGTAAAGCGTGCAGCAGCTGGAGCCAAGGACTCCCGGCTTGTCGACCTGAGTCCTGACTATCTGGTTTTTGGAATGGGCGCACATGCCTG CCCTGGACGATGGATGGCTAGCGCGCTCATGAAGCTCGCCTTCGCGCATATCCTGAATCAGTGTGACATACTCCTGCCTGATTCAGGTTCCGTACCCTTGACTGGCTCGCTTTCATTCGAGGAGTTTTACGTGCCCAACTTCGGGCTGAAGATTGCTCTGCGCAAGCGCTAA
- a CDS encoding putative transporter MCH4: MPGVEMMGSSEDLQAFEQPPSRSHKTLTRRGEITSSIEVIQPVSPDQTDQNGRHATTPSLPLTPPGVGHEELVVDERTPQKTKTSLPDMPTSRVLTPRQPSKPPTPDVTPPRTNSNKRPYLNQSSCFSSSSRTDSFQTALENISLKEDTDIPVRTSQTATQAPKQSRQPSKPPTLNGQLPQTSNIKHSPPSFFQRHGETEGDAGFEFFDGHWAANPIDGSLTPLAGKQKSAQNHIQLVYDPTPQRDVLDVEHIDASLMREKSLQDSANSAHEVKADPSMEQLREKIGSSSLESLAGHSETDARPLSIISSTSTVEAMIIDSPKRAQPMLRHTEKNSSLRSARSPITIPECTTYGSIHESQHRLIHKAARISDQDVRSGTSEMSFSAKTSNNAIQSGIETINVVVIPERNSSLTSHPNSHASSQLGSHRSSRRPPISSTSHSDIPGQKKHTVPDSVSTRSREVDFRGCAKGPPVIPPRASSLSAPTSLNNSCATSLTSNSLRSRPTERPSILGRGSTLSASTSRNNSCATSLTSDSLQSHDLANDLETQKGRQNQPISLPRRQGLASPNSRALLEAPNMHAVFASPDDMATLRPPSLPFTQGSIPSSSPGPIEIQEATAVSLTTHNNHSLLLVDPRVEASPRRPLQALGTSCDLPQPPRTPDNPLQTATFNFDSPLENPRPPPKPPSARPLPPLPLHDAQDESKGRGRRRNSVRRTWSTQPGSDSFNAIARSLSMKSAKNRTAGMDIDSRLYPFWRPRPFWEGISGSPEKERSPTREDLARRDESLIVKNSLGMPHRRIIFDGPPALARRSPEMKRLLNEMTSNGSLVDHGIFRTGSPLNSTRFQSLSRWGLRRQSMPWRILRNRIRRVRLRRDERKRAIRRELLKRSIGGPVYVASSVTAEVAMR, translated from the coding sequence ATGCCAGGCGTGGAAATGATGGGGTCATCGGAGGATTTGCAAGCATTCGAACAGCCACCTTCAAGGTCTCACAAGACGCTCACTCGGCGGGGTGAAATCACTTCTAGCATCGAAGTCATCCAACCGGTCTCTCCGGATCAAACTGATCAAAATGGGAGACATGCCACGACGCCGTCGCTTCCCTTGACACCCCCGGGTGTAGGTCATGAAGAACTCGTGGTAGACGAACGAACACCTCAGAAGACGAAAACTTCTTTGCCAGACATGCCAACATCTAGGGTATTGACCCCTCGCCAACCCTCCAAGCCTCCAACCCCGGATGTGACGCCTCCTCGAACGAACTCAAACAAGCGACCTTACTTGAACCAGAGCAGTTGTTTCTCCTCGTCGTCTCGAACCGATTCATTTCAAACGGCCTTGGAGAATATCTCATTGAAAGAAGATACGGACATCCCGGTTCGTACGTCCCAGACCGCAACCCAGGCCCCCAAACAAAGTAGGCAACCATCAAAGCCGCCGACTTTAAATGGACAACTTCCACAAACTTCAAATATAAAACATTCTCCGCCGTCCTTTTTCCAACGGCATGGCGAAACTGAAGGCGACGCTGGCTTCGAGTTTTTTGATGGGCATTGGGCCGCAAACCCGATTGATGGGTCCCTAACACCGTTAGCTGGAAAGCAAAAGTCTGCACAGAACCACATTCAGCTAGTCTATGACCCAACCCCTCAAAGAGATGTGCTGGATGTAGAGCACATAGATGCCTCTTTGATGAGGGAAAAAAGTCTGCAGGACAGTGCCAACAGTGCGCATGAAGTCAAAGCAGACCCCTCAATGGAACAGCTCCGTGAGAAAATTGGGTCGTCATCACTGGAGAGCCTAGCAGGACACAGTGAAACAGACGCCCGTCCTTTGTCAATCATCTCTTCAACATCTACCGTTGAGGCTATGATAATCGATTCTCCCAAACGGGCCCAGCCAATGCTCCGGCATACCGAAAAGAATAGCTCTCTGCGGTCTGCCAGATCTCCCATCACCATACCTGAGTGTACAACTTATGGCTCCATCCATGAATCCCAACACCGCCTGATTCACAAGGCAGCTCGCATTTCTGATCAGGATGTTCGAAGCGGTACATCCGAGATGTCGTTCTCGGCCAAGACTAGCAACAATGCAATACAGTCCGGTATCGAAACTATCAACGTGGTTGTCATACCAGAGAGAAATTCATCTCTCACGTCCCATCCTAATAGTCATGCTTCTTCCCAACTGGGTTCTCACCGATCAAGCCGTCGTCCCCCGATATCATCAACGAGCCACTCAGATATCCCAGGGCAGAAGAAACACACCGTCCCTGATTCAGTGTCGACTCGGTCTCGCGAGGTCGATTTCAGGGGTTGTGCCAAAGGGCCGCCTGTTATTCCTCCCCGGGCCTCATCGCTTTCTGCGCCGACGAGTCTGAACAATTCTTGCGCAACTTCTCTTACTTCCAATAGTTTGCGAAGTCGCCCCACGGAACGTCCTAGTATACTAGGCCGAGGCTCGACACTTTCTGCGTCAACGAGTCGGAACAATTCTTGTGCAACTTCCCTTACTTCTGACAGTCTACAAAGCCATGACTTAGCCAATGACCTCGAGACGCAAAAGGGTCGTCAGAATCAGCCTATATCCTTGCCTCGTCGCCAAGGTTTGGCTTCGCCCAACAGCCGTGCCCTCCTCGAGGCTCCCAATATGCACGCCGTCTTTGCTAGCCCCGATGATATGGCAACCCTGCGTCCTCCATCTTTGCCTTTCACCCAAGGTTCCATTCCATCGTCTTCGCCGGGGCCTATCGAAATTCAAGAGGCTACAGCCGTCAGCCTGACCACACACAACAATCATTCCCTGCTTCTTGTTGACCCTCGTGTGGAAGCCTCCCCGAGGCGCCCTTTGCAAGCTCTTGGGACTTCTTGTGATCTTCCCCAACCCCCTCGTACACCCGACAATCCATTGCAGACAGCGACGTTCAATTTCGACTCGCCTTTGGAGAACCCGCGTCCTCCCCCAAAGCCCCCATCCGCCAGACCTCTTCCCCCACTTCCGTTACATGACGCCCAAGATGAAAGCAAAGGCCGCGGTCGACGAAGGAATTCCGTCCGTCGTACGTGGAGCACACAACCTGGCTCGGATTCCTTTAATGCTATAGCGCGGTCACTCTCCATGAAATCCGCCAAGAACCGAACCGCAGGTATGGATATAGACAGTCGTCTTTATCCGTTCTGGCGGCCCCGCCCATTCTGGGAAGGCATATCCGGATCCCCAGAGAAAGAGCGCTCGCCGACGCGGGAAGATTTAGCGCGCCGCGATGAATCCTTGATTGTGAAAAACTCTCTGGGCATGCCCCACCGGCGCATCATCTTCGACGGTCCGCCTGCTTTGGCGCGCCGCAGCCCAGAAATGAAACGATTGCTCAATGAAATGACTAGCAACGGTAGCTTGGTTGATCACGGCATTTTCCGAACAGGATCGCCATTAAATTCGACTCGCTTCCAGTCTCTCTCTCGCTGGGGACTGCGGCGCCAGTCAATGCCATGGCGCATTTTGCGGAATCGCATACGGCGTGTGCGCCTGCGACGAGACGAGAGAAAACGGGCTATCCGGAGGGAACTCCTCAAGCGGAGTATCGGTGGCCCGGTCTACGTGGCATCTAGTGTTACAGCTGAGGTGGCCATGAGATAA
- a CDS encoding C6 transcription factor (Leu3), putative — MGGVNQVPISVAANGVHGRKRNITIAGIDSSPGSIEDMDDNDAREEKRRQPVKRACNECRQQKLRCDVIQDPWTDCSRCRRLRLDCKIESNFKRVGKRSRNAEMEREIMELRKQIATGQPVPGMSQQQGLPAGQLTPKQDSSQVSPAVYQTPSAMSADQYMGSQEAVASLLDLRSGFDGASFMRNGGQIRRIEDVMVVPEKVTELFNIFFTYYHPFLPFLDRNQSSDDYHNSSSLLFWTILSVGARRYQGDSNLLNSLAGPVTRLVWSTLADIPQSYHVVKALALLCSWPFPTSSTSTDPTFMLCGMMVQVAMQLGLHRPSHTQDFSKFRVELIEDELRDKVRTWAICNIVAQRVSTGHGQPSSTLYDWTLSSSDSLDPNFKLPEDIKRRLEIEKFCDRVTRALYTNRRDPVGLTNDHERSTMIAFLSRDFEELEEQLNPQNDCITDLFLRAANLHLHLSAFFDEPTTKNYRERVLSLYVATTSFLEVVLNLETEVGPVLSYTPYYVYQMMVAAGCTLLKLCKSFFASHIDMDYTKNLFNRTIWAIRGVSASSNDLPERLAEVLAQMWRLGGATQRANNSTDVDDSLRLKVRCRMSMSLLFDSVWRWREDARTKGRNIEAYLKNPTNPDSAADSSANSSVGPIHTSTITPGMSGNDPSLAPAPLLSQASLGIQPPSTQPNGLPSGFIEPNYEVFDPLNWLLDGLVDLPYSYSTMGGMESQGIA, encoded by the exons ATGGGGGGTGTAAATCAGGTACCTATCTCAGTTGCCGCCAATGGCGTGCATGGTCGCAAACGCAATATAACCATCGCGGGGATCGACAGTTCTCCCGGGAGTATCGAGGACATGGATGACAATGATGCGCGCGAGGAGAAGAGACGTCAGCCAGTGAAGCGCGCTTGCAATGAGTGTCGACAGCAGAAG CTCCGATGCGATGTCATTCAAGACCCATGGACCGATTGTTCGAGATGCCGTCGACTGAGGCTCGATTGTAAAATTGAGTCCAACTTCAAACGTGTTGGAAAGCGCAGCCGCAATGCGGAAATGGAGAGGGAGATCATGGAGCTTAGGAAGCAGATTGCTACTGGCCAACCAGTCCCTGGGATGTCACAGCAACAAGGGTTGCCTGCAGGGCAATTGACGCCCAAGCAAGACTCGAGTCAAGTCAGTCCTGCAGTTTATCAAACCCCATCTGCCATGTCCGCAGATCAGTACATGGGATCTCAAGAAGCTGTTGCGTCCCTCCTGGACCTTCGTTCGGGCTTCGATGGTGCCAGCTTCATGAGGAATGGTGGACAAATCAGACGAATTGAGGATGTTATGGTTGTTCCCGAGAAAGTGACGGAACTGTTTAACAT ATTCTTCACATATTATCACCCCTTCCTTCCATTTTTGGACAGAAATCAATCTTCCGACGATTATCATAATTCTTCTTCGTTGCTTTTCTGGACAATCCTCAGTGTCGGTGCGCGACGCTATCAAGGCGATTCAAATTTGCTGAATTCTCTCGCTGGTCCTGTCACCCGGCTGGTCTGGAGTACTCTAGCAGATATTCCTCAAAGTTACCATGTCGTGAAGGCGCTCGCTCTACTGTGCTCATGGCCGTTCCCCACCAGCAGCACCTCAACAGATCCGACCTTTATGCTATGTGGAATGATGGTACAGGTTGCTATGCAGCTTGGCCTCCATCGGCCTTCTCACACTCAGGACTTTAGTAAATTCCGAGTGGAGTTGATCGAGGATGAATTGAGAGACAAGGTGCGAACTTGGGCGATTTGCAATATTGTTGCTCAAAG AGTTTCCACCGGCCATGGACAGCCATCATCTACTCTTTACGACTGGACATTGTCCTCAAGCGATTCGCTAGACCCCAACTTCAAGCTTCCTGAAGACATAAAGCGAAGATTGGAGATTGAAAAGTTTTGCGACAGGGTCACCCGAGCACTTTACACAAATCGACGCGATCCTGTAGGTTTAACTAACGACCATGAACGCTCAACAATGATTGCGTTTCTGTCGCGAGACTTTGAGGAGCTGGAAGAACAGCTTAACCCGCAGAATGACT GTATTACTGACTTGTTTCTCCGTGCTGCTAACCTTCATTTGCACCTTTCGGCATTCTTCGACGAACCAACCACTAAAAATTACCGCGAACGCGTCCTATCTCTATATGTCGCGACGACATCCTTTCTCGAGGTTGTCCTGAACCTCGAGACGGAGGTTGGCCCGGTTCTCTCTTACACCCCATACTATGTCTATCAGATGATGGTTGCCGCTGGCTGCACTCTTCTCAAGCTGTGCAAGAGCTTCTTCGCCTCTCATATAGACATGGATTACACCAAGAACCTCTTCAATCGTACAATCTGGGCCATCCGGGGGGTGTCAGCATCCAGCAACGACCTACCCGAACGGCTTGCTGAAGTGTTGGCCCAGATGTGGAGATTGGGAGGAGCGACGCAACGGGCTAATAATAGTACCGATGTTGACGACTCCCTGCGACTCAAAGTACGCTGCCGGATGAGCATGTCCCTACTTTTCGACTCAGTGTGGCGCTGGCGGGAGGATGCCAGGACCAAGGGCCGAAACATTGAAG CCTATCTCAAAAACCCAACTAATCCCGACTCGGCGGCCGATTCTTCGGCCAATTCATCTGTCGGGCCTATACACACATCTACAATAACCCCAGGAATGTCTGGGAATGATCCAAGTCTTGCCCCGGCACCTCTTCTATCCCAGGCTAGTCTTGGGATCCAACCACCCTCAACCCAACCTAACGGGCTCCCAAGTGGTTTCATTGAACCTAACTATGAAGTCTTCGATCCGTTGAACTGGCTACTTGACGGCCTGGTAGACTTGCCTTATTCATACTCTACCATGGGTGGGATGGAATCCCAGGGCATCGCATAG